Proteins encoded within one genomic window of bacterium:
- a CDS encoding S8 family serine peptidase, protein MKTCSKYLLLALCLIGTTALYAAEFAPGLDDELALRKSDEFLSTIIILPSAIDIRTLDFALHTRKATLAERHQEVIAALKYNAAQNQPAFLAELDMQNELGTVKGYTSYWIDNLVVVYAQKSYIESLRERGDIEYVTLNFKPELFEPIRSENGSVRPPRRNPLDNETTTPDQDAIGTTRVNRELGITGQGVLVANCDTGVDGNHPALASRWRGLTAPAAECWRDALGSAPNFPSDGNGHGTHVMGTITGRAISGNDTNTVGGAPNALWIATNSINQGTGTNFDNDIIADYQWFADPDGDPGSLDDVPDAIQNSWGVNQNFSGYTQCDTRWNTFILNCEAVGPVISWSAGNEGSSGHRTPAIHSINAYQIFSVGAVDAQDGLPPYPIASFSSLGPTPCVPAVPDNFKPEISAPGVNVYSSVPGGGYDGSYSGTSMAGPHVAGVVALMREACPNCDHITIKEAIMQTALDQGPAGQDNTYGYGVIQAYEAVLAVSNLGRIGGVVTDGANPLSGVRAKILSGPNFAMTDANGQYYLALASGTYDVEFFKIGFAPDTVFDINVTVGDTVIVNAQLTALTPVNFISESFEAGAPGWTHDAPASWVDNWHISTERANTGANSYKCGDTGTGNYANLCDSRLTSPVMTNLPAYAQLSFVTQITSETSTAYPDSAYDGGMVEISVDGGAWTHVTPTPSYNKAFRYSAGGGNPYSGPVPGVGCLAGSIATWTQYTLDLSAYEGQDVQLRFRFGSDAGANQEGWYVDDVTGVGYSNSVVSAPTSLTIVYDADNNELDFAWEGTAPMFRLLSSETFDGPYATIEATTASNSVSIPVSVYDQRYFVVVATDGTLMSAPSRPIGLNGR, encoded by the coding sequence ATGAAAACCTGTTCCAAGTATTTGCTTCTGGCGCTATGCCTAATCGGAACGACAGCACTTTATGCAGCGGAATTCGCACCGGGACTTGACGATGAACTTGCACTTCGGAAGAGTGATGAATTCCTCAGCACCATTATTATTCTGCCGAGCGCTATTGATATTCGCACACTTGATTTTGCCCTGCATACACGCAAAGCCACGTTGGCCGAGCGTCACCAGGAAGTAATTGCGGCGCTGAAATACAACGCTGCACAGAACCAGCCCGCATTTTTGGCCGAGCTTGACATGCAGAATGAACTTGGCACCGTGAAAGGCTATACAAGCTACTGGATTGACAATCTGGTGGTTGTTTACGCACAGAAGAGTTATATCGAGTCGCTGCGCGAACGGGGCGACATTGAATATGTGACTCTGAACTTCAAGCCTGAACTCTTCGAGCCGATTCGTTCGGAGAACGGTTCGGTCCGACCGCCGCGGCGTAATCCGCTCGACAATGAGACGACGACGCCGGATCAGGATGCCATCGGCACGACGCGAGTCAACCGCGAACTTGGTATTACGGGTCAGGGTGTGCTGGTCGCCAACTGCGATACGGGTGTAGACGGCAATCACCCGGCGCTGGCGTCACGCTGGCGCGGCTTGACCGCTCCCGCAGCGGAGTGCTGGCGAGACGCTCTGGGTTCGGCTCCGAACTTTCCTTCCGACGGAAATGGACACGGCACGCACGTGATGGGCACAATCACCGGCCGCGCGATTTCCGGCAATGACACGAATACCGTCGGCGGCGCGCCGAACGCGCTGTGGATTGCGACCAATTCGATCAATCAAGGCACGGGAACGAATTTTGACAATGATATCATCGCGGACTATCAGTGGTTTGCAGATCCCGACGGTGATCCGGGCTCGCTGGACGATGTTCCTGATGCAATACAGAATTCGTGGGGCGTGAATCAGAATTTCTCGGGCTATACGCAGTGTGACACTCGTTGGAATACCTTTATCTTGAATTGTGAAGCAGTCGGTCCGGTCATTTCGTGGTCGGCCGGAAACGAAGGTTCGTCCGGTCACCGCACACCGGCGATTCACTCCATCAATGCATATCAAATCTTTTCAGTTGGAGCGGTTGATGCACAGGACGGTTTGCCGCCCTATCCGATTGCGAGCTTCTCAAGCTTAGGGCCAACACCGTGTGTTCCGGCGGTTCCTGATAACTTCAAGCCCGAGATTTCCGCACCTGGTGTGAACGTGTATTCGTCCGTTCCAGGAGGCGGTTATGACGGAAGTTATTCCGGCACGTCGATGGCAGGTCCGCACGTTGCGGGTGTGGTCGCGTTGATGCGCGAAGCCTGCCCGAACTGCGATCACATCACGATCAAGGAAGCCATCATGCAAACGGCGCTTGATCAAGGCCCGGCAGGACAAGACAACACGTATGGTTACGGTGTGATTCAAGCCTATGAGGCGGTTCTTGCGGTGTCGAACCTTGGCCGAATCGGTGGTGTGGTCACCGACGGCGCGAATCCGTTATCGGGAGTGCGCGCGAAGATTCTGTCCGGTCCGAATTTCGCCATGACGGACGCCAACGGTCAGTATTACCTTGCGCTCGCAAGCGGTACGTATGATGTCGAATTCTTCAAAATCGGATTTGCGCCGGATACTGTGTTTGATATCAATGTGACGGTCGGGGATACAGTCATCGTTAACGCTCAGTTGACAGCGCTGACTCCGGTGAACTTTATATCTGAAAGTTTCGAAGCCGGCGCACCGGGCTGGACGCATGATGCACCCGCGAGCTGGGTGGACAACTGGCATATTTCAACGGAGCGCGCGAATACGGGCGCGAATTCGTACAAGTGCGGTGACACCGGCACGGGTAATTACGCAAATCTTTGCGATTCCCGTCTGACGTCTCCCGTGATGACGAATCTGCCCGCCTACGCGCAGCTTAGCTTTGTGACGCAGATTACTTCCGAGACCTCCACGGCATATCCTGATTCCGCTTACGACGGCGGCATGGTGGAGATTTCGGTGGACGGCGGCGCGTGGACACATGTAACGCCCACGCCCTCCTATAACAAGGCATTTCGCTACAGCGCCGGCGGAGGTAATCCCTACAGCGGGCCGGTGCCCGGTGTTGGTTGTTTGGCCGGTTCCATTGCGACGTGGACTCAGTACACGCTAGACCTGTCCGCTTATGAAGGACAGGACGTACAGCTGCGATTCCGTTTCGGTTCAGATGCCGGTGCGAATCAGGAAGGATGGTATGTCGACGATGTTACCGGAGTCGGCTATTCGAATTCAGTCGTGTCGGCACCGACGTCATTGACAATCGTTTATGACGCGGACAACAATGAGCTGGACTTTGCCTGGGAAGGAACCGCACCGATGTTCCGGCTGTTGAGTTCAGAGACGTTTGACGGGCCGTATGCGACGATTGAAGCGACGACCGCAAGCAACAGCGTGTCCATTCCGGTATCTGTGTATGACCAAAGATATTTTGTTGTCGTTGCGACAGACGGCACGTTGATGTCCGCACCATCCCGGCCTATCGGGTTGAACGGAAGATAA